A genome region from Vibrio tapetis subsp. tapetis includes the following:
- a CDS encoding ABC transporter permease yields the protein MFTFLVKRLFQALIVMFVISLVAFAIQDNLGDPLRELVGQSVSESERQALRDDLGLNDPFITKYSRFIGKAVQGDLGTSYFFKRPAVDVILDKLVATLELVFGAAVIIVVCSIPLGVYSAIHPKSIFTKIVMAGSSIGISVPVFLTAILLMYVFSIELGWLPSYGRGDTANWFGWESGYLTADGLAHLVLPCIALASIMLPLFIRLVRSEMLEVLSSEYIKFGKAKGLALNKIYYQHALKNTMLPVLTVGGVQIGTMVAYTILTETVFQWPGTGFLFLEAINRVDTPLITAYVIFVGLLFVVTNTIVDLLYGIINPTVNLTGKGA from the coding sequence ATGTTTACGTTTCTGGTCAAGCGCCTGTTTCAGGCACTGATAGTGATGTTTGTGATCAGTTTGGTGGCGTTTGCTATCCAGGATAATCTGGGCGATCCGTTACGCGAGTTAGTCGGCCAGTCAGTTTCGGAATCGGAGCGACAAGCGCTGCGTGACGATCTTGGTCTCAACGACCCATTCATTACTAAATATTCTCGTTTTATTGGCAAAGCAGTTCAAGGGGACTTGGGTACATCGTATTTCTTCAAGCGACCGGCTGTGGATGTTATTTTAGATAAGTTGGTTGCAACGTTAGAATTGGTCTTCGGTGCAGCTGTCATCATTGTCGTTTGTTCTATCCCATTAGGGGTTTATTCAGCGATTCACCCAAAAAGCATTTTTACTAAGATAGTGATGGCTGGTAGTAGCATCGGTATTTCTGTGCCAGTTTTCTTAACGGCAATTCTTCTAATGTACGTATTCTCCATTGAGTTGGGTTGGCTGCCTTCTTATGGTCGTGGTGATACCGCGAACTGGTTTGGTTGGGAGTCGGGTTACTTGACGGCGGACGGCCTCGCTCACCTTGTTTTACCGTGTATTGCACTAGCTTCAATTATGCTACCTCTGTTCATTCGTTTAGTTCGTTCTGAAATGCTTGAAGTGTTGAGCTCTGAATACATCAAGTTTGGAAAAGCAAAAGGGTTAGCACTCAATAAAATTTATTATCAACATGCGCTTAAAAACACCATGCTGCCAGTTCTTACCGTTGGTGGTGTTCAAATCGGAACCATGGTTGCGTACACGATTTTGACCGAAACGGTATTCCAATGGCCGGGAACTGGTTTCCTATTCTTAGAAGCCATTAATCGTGTTGATACCCCTTTGATTACCGCTTACGTTATTTTCGTAGGGCTGTTATTTGTGGTTACAAACACCATTGTCGATTTGTTATACGGCATCATTAACCCAACTGTTAATCTAACGGGTAAAGGAGCGTAA
- a CDS encoding dipeptide ABC transporter ATP-binding protein — translation MSLLEVRDLRIEYPSRHGVHAAVKSLSFNIERGEIVGVVGESGAGKSTVGNAVIDLLSPPGLVANGDVFLDGEKISGLTPEQMRSVRGSKIGFIFQDPMTSLNPLFTVEHQLKETIHANMKVSDKEAYERSLSLMNQVGIPQPENRLKQYPHQFSGGMRQRVVIAIALAGEPDLIIADEPTTALDVSIQDQILTLIRDLCIEKNVGCMLVTHDMGVVSNVTDRVAVMYRGDLVEIGPTKKVLGDPDHSYTRSLISAVPRSDVKLGRFPLVSYIEEAEELQQLDVKNHWLGQSQDQREYEGPLLDVQNVNLRFITKDSLFESRREYVQASHNVSFEVHEGETFGLVGESGSGKSTIARIIAGLYTPDSGTVSFESVDLTSLKSEKERRPMRRQMQMVFQNPYTSMNPRMKIFDIIAEPIRFHKLTANEAETRTIVNDLLDHVGLGVMAGLKYPHEFSGGQRQRISIARALATRPRLLICDEPTSALDVSVQAQILNLLKDLQDELNLTMLFISHDLPVIRQMCDRIGVMQMGTLLEVAPTEQLFTDPQHEYSKQLISLMPEFTGLREDVQTA, via the coding sequence ATGTCACTTTTAGAAGTAAGGGATCTTCGTATCGAGTACCCATCTCGACACGGAGTTCATGCTGCTGTTAAATCATTGTCGTTCAATATTGAACGCGGTGAAATTGTTGGTGTGGTTGGAGAATCCGGCGCCGGCAAATCAACAGTAGGTAATGCAGTCATCGATTTATTGAGCCCTCCTGGGCTAGTTGCTAATGGCGACGTATTTCTTGATGGCGAAAAGATATCAGGGCTAACTCCTGAACAAATGCGTAGTGTACGTGGTTCTAAAATTGGATTCATATTCCAAGATCCTATGACGTCACTCAACCCTCTATTTACCGTAGAACATCAGCTGAAAGAAACGATTCATGCCAATATGAAGGTTTCCGATAAAGAAGCGTACGAAAGATCGCTGTCGTTGATGAATCAAGTGGGTATCCCACAACCTGAAAACCGTTTAAAGCAGTACCCTCATCAATTTTCAGGCGGTATGCGTCAACGTGTGGTTATCGCCATTGCCTTGGCTGGTGAACCAGACTTAATCATTGCAGATGAACCTACAACGGCACTTGATGTATCAATTCAAGACCAAATCCTGACTCTTATCCGTGATTTGTGTATCGAGAAAAACGTCGGCTGTATGTTGGTTACTCACGATATGGGTGTGGTCTCTAATGTCACAGACCGTGTTGCAGTAATGTACCGTGGTGATCTCGTTGAAATTGGTCCAACGAAGAAAGTGCTGGGTGATCCCGATCATTCCTATACGCGCAGCTTGATCTCAGCGGTCCCTCGTTCTGATGTCAAATTAGGCCGTTTTCCTCTCGTGAGTTACATCGAAGAAGCTGAAGAGTTGCAGCAACTTGATGTTAAAAATCACTGGTTGGGTCAAAGTCAGGATCAGCGTGAATACGAAGGTCCACTACTTGATGTACAAAACGTTAATCTACGTTTTATAACTAAAGACTCTTTGTTTGAAAGCCGCCGTGAATATGTTCAGGCCTCTCACAACGTTAGCTTTGAAGTTCACGAGGGTGAAACCTTTGGCTTGGTTGGTGAGTCTGGTTCTGGTAAATCGACCATTGCTCGTATTATTGCAGGCTTGTACACACCGGATTCAGGAACGGTTTCGTTTGAAAGTGTTGATTTAACGTCATTGAAGTCTGAAAAAGAGCGTCGCCCTATGCGTCGTCAAATGCAGATGGTGTTTCAAAACCCATATACCTCAATGAACCCTCGAATGAAAATTTTCGACATCATTGCTGAGCCAATTCGATTCCATAAACTCACCGCTAATGAAGCCGAAACTCGCACTATTGTGAACGACTTACTTGATCATGTGGGTTTAGGTGTGATGGCTGGTTTGAAATACCCGCATGAGTTCTCAGGTGGTCAGCGCCAGCGTATTTCTATCGCACGAGCTTTGGCAACCAGGCCTCGTTTATTGATTTGTGATGAACCAACATCGGCATTGGATGTATCTGTTCAAGCTCAGATTTTGAACCTATTAAAAGATCTTCAAGACGAGCTGAACTTAACCATGTTGTTTATCAGTCACGATTTACCTGTCATTCGTCAAATGTGTGATCGTATTGGCGTGATGCAGATGGGCACGTTATTAGAAGTTGCCCCAACGGAGCAATTGTTTACTGACCCGCAGCATGAGTACAGTAAGCAGTTAATTTCTCTAATGCCTGAATTCACGGGTTTGCGAGAAGACGTACAAACGGCGTAA
- a CDS encoding c-type cytochrome, translating to MDMSRPILSLLAATLVFSSSAFAASVDRDAIEKRIQPVGQVYLAGSEPVAAEPAGPRDGATVYNTFCTACHTSGVSGAPIKGDAGQWGSRIAQGRDVLNNHALNGFNAMPAKGSCMDCSDDEIIAAIDYMIEGL from the coding sequence ATGGATATGTCTCGACCAATTTTAAGCCTATTGGCTGCTACCTTAGTTTTTTCTAGTAGCGCATTCGCCGCCTCAGTTGACCGTGATGCAATTGAAAAGCGCATTCAACCTGTCGGTCAGGTTTACCTAGCAGGCAGTGAGCCTGTTGCGGCAGAACCTGCAGGCCCACGCGATGGTGCTACTGTTTACAATACATTTTGTACTGCTTGTCATACATCGGGTGTAAGTGGTGCGCCTATTAAGGGGGATGCTGGCCAGTGGGGCTCACGAATCGCACAAGGTCGCGATGTATTGAATAATCACGCACTGAATGGCTTTAACGCAATGCCAGCAAAAGGCTCTTGTATGGATTGTTCTGACGATGAAATCATCGCAGCGATCGATTACATGATTGAAGGGCTGTAA
- the rep gene encoding DNA helicase Rep translates to MKLNPRQDEAVKFVSGPCLVLAGAGSGKTRVITNKIAYLVQQCGYKARNIAAVTFTNKASREMKERVGQTLGKQESKGLMVSTFHTLGLNIIRKEYKALGLKAGFSLFDDQDQLALLKELTETQLDGDKDLLKALMSSISNWKNDMLTAEQVKGQAKGEQDQLFAFCYEMYLKQMKAYNALDFDDLISLPVLLLRTNEEVRKRWQSRIRYLLVDEYQDTNTSQYELVKLIVGERGRLTVVGDDDQSIYSWRGAKPQNLVLLGKDYPNLRLIKLEQNYRSTSRILRSANILIANNPHVYEKRLFSEIPDGEQLKVLHVKNEEHEAEKVTGEIIAHKFLNRTDYKDYSILYRGNHQSRLIEKALMQNRIPYKISGGTSFFSRAEIKDIMAYLRVLVNPDDDNAFLRIVNTPRREIGPVTLEKLGSYANMRGKSLFEASFEMGLEQTLTGRGLENLQRFTRWIVAISDNAERGNTVEAVRSLVRDIHYEDWLYETSASPKAAEMRMKNVSDLYSWIVADLEGDNYDKEIKTLKEVVLRLTLRDMMERGEDDDDADQVQLMTLHASKGLEFPYVYLIGAEEGILPHQTSIDEENVEEERRLMYVGITRAQKELTFTICKERRQYGELIKPQQSRFLDELPQDDVEWESTKKPQSAEERMEKGQAHIANIRAMFKK, encoded by the coding sequence ATGAAGCTGAACCCAAGACAAGACGAAGCGGTAAAATTTGTGTCCGGACCCTGCCTAGTACTGGCTGGCGCAGGCTCGGGTAAAACCCGTGTTATTACCAATAAGATTGCTTACTTGGTTCAGCAATGTGGCTATAAGGCTCGTAATATTGCAGCGGTAACCTTTACCAATAAAGCCTCGCGTGAAATGAAAGAACGTGTGGGGCAAACGCTGGGTAAGCAAGAGTCTAAAGGGTTAATGGTTTCAACCTTTCACACACTAGGCTTGAATATTATTCGTAAAGAGTACAAAGCTCTTGGGTTAAAAGCGGGCTTTTCATTATTTGATGATCAAGACCAATTGGCGTTACTCAAAGAGTTAACGGAAACGCAGCTTGATGGTGATAAGGACTTGCTTAAAGCCTTAATGAGCAGTATTTCCAATTGGAAAAACGACATGTTGACGGCGGAACAAGTGAAAGGACAGGCGAAAGGCGAGCAAGACCAGTTATTTGCTTTTTGCTATGAGATGTACCTGAAGCAAATGAAAGCCTACAACGCATTGGATTTTGATGACTTAATTTCCCTGCCGGTATTATTGCTTCGAACGAATGAAGAGGTTCGTAAGCGTTGGCAAAGCCGAATTCGCTACCTGCTGGTGGACGAGTACCAAGATACCAATACCAGTCAGTATGAATTGGTGAAATTGATTGTTGGTGAGCGTGGCCGTTTGACCGTGGTAGGGGATGATGATCAGTCTATTTACTCTTGGCGAGGGGCAAAACCTCAAAACTTGGTCTTGTTAGGTAAAGATTACCCAAATTTACGACTGATAAAGCTTGAGCAAAATTATCGCTCAACCAGCCGTATTTTGCGCTCAGCCAACATTTTGATTGCCAATAACCCACACGTATATGAAAAAAGACTGTTCTCTGAAATTCCTGATGGAGAGCAACTCAAGGTATTGCATGTAAAAAATGAAGAGCATGAAGCGGAAAAGGTCACCGGTGAAATTATCGCGCATAAGTTCCTAAATAGAACTGATTACAAAGATTATTCAATCTTGTATCGCGGTAACCATCAGTCTCGTTTGATTGAAAAGGCACTGATGCAAAACCGCATCCCATATAAGATTTCTGGCGGCACGTCTTTTTTCTCTCGCGCTGAAATTAAAGACATCATGGCTTATCTGCGAGTATTGGTGAACCCTGATGATGACAATGCATTTTTGCGCATTGTGAATACGCCAAGGCGTGAAATTGGGCCTGTCACTCTAGAGAAACTGGGCAGCTACGCAAATATGCGAGGCAAAAGCTTATTTGAAGCAAGTTTCGAGATGGGCTTAGAGCAAACGCTTACAGGGCGAGGTTTAGAAAACTTGCAACGTTTTACACGCTGGATTGTTGCTATCTCGGATAATGCAGAGCGCGGTAATACGGTGGAAGCGGTGCGATCTTTAGTACGTGATATTCACTACGAAGATTGGCTATATGAAACTTCGGCTAGCCCAAAAGCCGCTGAAATGCGCATGAAGAATGTGTCTGATTTATACAGTTGGATAGTAGCCGATCTTGAAGGTGATAATTACGACAAAGAGATAAAGACGCTTAAAGAAGTCGTGTTAAGGCTCACTCTGCGAGACATGATGGAACGTGGCGAAGATGATGACGATGCAGACCAAGTACAGTTAATGACGCTACATGCATCAAAAGGGTTGGAATTTCCTTACGTCTATTTGATTGGTGCAGAAGAAGGCATATTGCCTCACCAAACCAGTATTGATGAAGAAAACGTAGAAGAAGAGCGTCGCCTCATGTACGTAGGTATTACTCGCGCTCAAAAAGAACTGACGTTCACTATCTGTAAAGAGCGCCGTCAATATGGTGAGTTAATCAAACCACAACAAAGCCGTTTCTTGGACGAGTTACCACAAGATGACGTTGAATGGGAGTCGACTAAGAAGCCTCAGTCGGCGGAAGAACGAATGGAAAAAGGTCAGGCGCACATTGCCAATATAAGGGCGATGTTTAAGAAGTAG
- a CDS encoding TetR/AcrR family transcriptional regulator, producing MSISTEQDKREKILNATEAVLAEEGFQGISMQKIAKNAGVAAGTIYRYFEDKDHLLKEIRFRVTKRIADHLQANVSETMPIKERYQVMWLNLWNLARDNCFLLSNRVQYDSLPKPSSSEEWQQEREMFHKVELTFNEGKESGLFKPLDNRILFGLSLEVGVTLARKHSLGIIHIDDETLDAAIAASWDAIIQH from the coding sequence ATGAGTATTAGTACTGAACAGGATAAACGCGAAAAGATTCTAAACGCGACGGAAGCTGTGCTGGCAGAAGAAGGATTTCAAGGCATTTCAATGCAGAAAATTGCTAAGAATGCTGGAGTTGCTGCAGGCACTATCTATCGATATTTCGAAGATAAAGATCACCTTCTCAAAGAGATTCGCTTTCGAGTCACCAAACGAATTGCTGATCATCTGCAAGCCAACGTTAGTGAAACCATGCCGATAAAAGAGCGTTATCAGGTTATGTGGCTAAACTTATGGAATCTGGCCCGCGACAACTGTTTTTTACTCAGTAATCGAGTCCAGTACGACTCATTACCAAAACCCTCGAGCTCAGAGGAGTGGCAACAAGAAAGAGAGATGTTTCATAAAGTAGAGCTGACTTTCAACGAAGGTAAAGAGTCCGGTCTATTTAAACCTCTCGATAACAGAATTTTATTTGGTTTAAGTCTAGAGGTTGGCGTGACATTAGCACGTAAGCACTCTCTAGGAATCATTCACATTGACGACGAAACCCTTGATGCCGCAATTGCTGCAAGCTGGGACGCTATTATTCAACATTAA
- a CDS encoding efflux RND transporter periplasmic adaptor subunit: MKKWTFFMLLIAILLFGSVIGFNLFKQQKIAEYLANRPEPEFPVTAQEVVSIDWVPNIEAIGFIEPNQGVTLTTETSGVINRIDFESGSAVKKGQVLVALDSTVERANLKSTQARLPAAEAKFKRYEGLYKKGSVSKESFDEAKAAYFSLEAEIESSKASIARRTLKAPFDGVVGIRNVYLGQYLQPSTEIVRLEDTNVMRLRFTVPQTDIPRIHIDQKIKISVDAYPEDSFEGTISAIEPAVSVQSGLVQVQADIPNNDGQLRSGMFARANIILPAITEQVTLPQTAITFTLYGDSVYIISEEDGQQRVKQHVIKVGERKADIAHVLEGVEPGDLVVTSGQVRLSNDAKVRIVENDATTPPAETPML; this comes from the coding sequence ATGAAAAAGTGGACATTTTTTATGTTACTTATCGCGATACTGCTTTTTGGTAGCGTTATAGGTTTTAATCTTTTTAAGCAGCAGAAAATTGCTGAATATCTTGCTAATCGTCCAGAGCCTGAATTTCCGGTTACCGCGCAAGAAGTGGTTTCAATTGATTGGGTTCCAAACATTGAAGCGATCGGTTTTATCGAACCTAACCAAGGTGTGACTTTAACAACAGAGACAAGCGGTGTTATCAACAGAATTGATTTTGAATCTGGTTCTGCCGTTAAAAAAGGACAGGTTTTAGTCGCTCTAGACTCAACGGTTGAACGTGCGAATCTTAAAAGTACTCAAGCTCGCCTACCTGCTGCAGAAGCGAAATTCAAACGTTACGAAGGCCTCTACAAAAAAGGCTCTGTTTCAAAAGAATCGTTTGATGAAGCAAAAGCCGCTTACTTTTCTTTAGAAGCTGAAATTGAGAGTTCTAAAGCCTCGATTGCTCGTCGTACCTTGAAAGCACCATTTGATGGCGTGGTTGGTATTCGTAATGTCTACCTTGGCCAATACCTTCAGCCGAGTACTGAGATTGTACGTCTCGAAGACACTAACGTAATGCGTTTGCGCTTCACTGTGCCTCAAACCGATATCCCTCGTATTCATATTGATCAAAAAATCAAAATTTCAGTGGATGCCTACCCTGAAGACAGCTTCGAAGGCACCATCAGTGCGATTGAACCAGCAGTAAGCGTTCAAAGCGGCCTAGTGCAAGTTCAAGCCGATATTCCTAACAATGATGGTCAATTGCGCAGTGGTATGTTCGCTCGCGCCAATATCATCTTACCTGCAATTACCGAGCAAGTAACACTGCCGCAAACCGCCATTACCTTTACCTTATACGGTGACAGCGTCTACATCATTTCTGAAGAGGATGGTCAACAGCGCGTTAAGCAACACGTTATAAAAGTAGGTGAACGTAAAGCGGATATTGCACACGTTCTTGAAGGCGTTGAGCCTGGTGATTTAGTGGTTACGTCTGGTCAAGTTCGTCTAAGTAATGATGCAAAAGTACGCATTGTTGAAAATGACGCGACAACACCACCAGCCGAAACACCGATGCTATAA
- a CDS encoding multidrug efflux RND transporter permease subunit, with protein MRFTDVFIKRPVLAVSISFLIALLGFQAIFKMQVRQYPEMTNTVVTVSTSYYGASADLIQGFITQPLEQAVAQADNIDFMTSQSVLGKSTITVTMKLNTDPNAALADILAKTNSVRSQLPKESEDPTVTMSTGDSTAVLYIGFTSDELSSSQITDYLERVINPQLFSVNGVSKIDMYGGMKYALRVWLDPAKMAALKMTATDVMQVLNANNFQSATGQATGEFVLYNGSADTQISNVAELEKLVIKSDVGEVIRLGNIAKVTLEKSHDVYRASANGQEAVVAAINGAPSANPITIAKDVLELLPQLRKNLPSNISMEVMYDSTEAINESINEVIKTIVEAALIVLVVITLFLGSFRAVMIPLVTIPLSLIGVAMVMQAMGFSWNLMTLLAMVLAIGLVVDDAIVVLENVDRHIKLGESPFRAAVIGTREIAVPVIAMTLTLGAVYAPIALMGGITGSLFKEFALTLAGAVFVSGIVALTLSPMMCSKMLKANETPNRFETTVHGFLDRMSNGYEKMLGNVMQRRPVIIAFAIIVFASLPMLFKFIPSELAPAEDKGVVMLMGTGPSNANLDYLQNTMNQVNEILTEQPEVKFAQVFTGVPASNQAFGLASMVPWSQREASQAEVSKRIGELVQDVPGMAVTAFQMPELPGAGSGLPLQFVITTPNSFESLFQIATDILADVSVNPLFVYSTLDLNYDSATMKIHIDKDKAGIYGVTMQDIGMTLSTMMADGYVNRIDLNGRSYEVIPQVERKYRLNPESMNNYYVRAADGNAIPLGSLIDIEVVAEPRALPHFNQLNSASIGAVPSPGVAMGDAVNWFENVAQSKLPSGYNHDYMGEARQYVTEGSALFATFGLALAIIFLVLAIQFESVRDPLVIMVSVPLAICGALISLAWGAASMNIYSQVGLITLVGLITKHGILICEVAKEEQLHNKKDRIAAVTEAAKVRLRPILMTTAAMIAGLIPLMYATGAGAAQRFSIGIVIVSGLAIGTIFTLFVLPVIYSYLAEKHKPLPVFLEDKDLEKLARVDEAKAAQREIRE; from the coding sequence ATGCGCTTTACTGATGTTTTTATTAAGCGTCCAGTTTTAGCGGTATCGATCAGCTTTTTGATTGCTTTGCTTGGTTTCCAAGCAATATTCAAAATGCAGGTCCGTCAATACCCTGAAATGACGAACACAGTGGTTACTGTATCCACTAGCTACTACGGTGCAAGTGCCGACTTGATACAAGGCTTTATTACTCAGCCCTTGGAGCAAGCCGTCGCACAGGCCGATAACATTGACTTTATGACGTCGCAATCGGTGTTGGGTAAATCCACCATCACGGTGACTATGAAATTGAACACCGACCCGAATGCGGCACTGGCAGATATACTCGCCAAGACCAACTCGGTTAGGTCTCAGTTGCCCAAAGAGTCAGAAGACCCCACGGTAACCATGTCGACCGGTGATTCAACCGCTGTCCTCTATATCGGTTTTACCAGTGATGAATTATCTTCGAGCCAAATCACCGATTACCTTGAGCGTGTAATTAACCCTCAATTGTTCTCGGTAAACGGTGTATCTAAGATCGACATGTATGGTGGTATGAAATACGCCCTACGTGTTTGGTTAGATCCGGCTAAAATGGCCGCGTTGAAGATGACAGCAACCGACGTGATGCAAGTCTTGAATGCCAACAACTTCCAGTCGGCAACGGGTCAGGCAACCGGTGAGTTCGTTCTTTACAACGGCAGCGCCGATACGCAGATCTCAAATGTTGCTGAGCTAGAAAAGCTGGTTATTAAGAGTGATGTCGGTGAGGTTATTCGTTTAGGTAACATCGCCAAAGTTACGTTAGAGAAAAGCCACGATGTGTATCGAGCCAGTGCCAACGGTCAAGAAGCCGTGGTTGCTGCGATAAATGGTGCACCCAGTGCTAACCCAATTACCATCGCTAAAGATGTGTTAGAACTTCTTCCTCAACTAAGAAAGAACTTACCTAGCAATATCAGCATGGAAGTCATGTATGACTCAACGGAAGCCATCAATGAATCCATTAACGAGGTTATCAAAACCATCGTTGAAGCGGCATTGATCGTACTGGTGGTGATCACCTTGTTCCTTGGTTCATTCCGCGCCGTTATGATCCCGTTAGTGACGATTCCATTGTCATTGATTGGTGTTGCGATGGTCATGCAAGCCATGGGCTTCTCATGGAACTTAATGACGCTACTGGCAATGGTATTGGCTATCGGCTTGGTAGTCGATGATGCCATCGTTGTACTTGAGAATGTCGACAGACACATCAAGCTTGGTGAATCTCCGTTCCGTGCCGCCGTTATTGGTACTCGTGAAATCGCAGTGCCTGTTATTGCAATGACCTTAACGCTTGGTGCCGTGTATGCGCCTATCGCTTTAATGGGCGGTATTACCGGTTCACTGTTTAAAGAGTTTGCTCTCACGCTTGCAGGAGCGGTATTCGTTTCCGGTATTGTTGCCTTAACGCTATCACCAATGATGTGTTCTAAGATGCTCAAAGCAAACGAGACACCAAATCGGTTTGAGACAACAGTCCACGGCTTTCTTGATCGCATGTCTAACGGCTACGAGAAGATGCTGGGTAACGTAATGCAACGTCGACCTGTCATCATTGCATTCGCTATTATTGTATTTGCTAGTTTGCCAATGCTGTTTAAGTTCATCCCAAGTGAGCTTGCACCAGCAGAAGATAAAGGGGTTGTGATGCTGATGGGTACAGGCCCATCGAATGCTAACCTTGATTACTTGCAAAACACCATGAACCAAGTAAATGAAATTCTGACTGAACAGCCAGAAGTGAAATTTGCTCAAGTATTTACCGGTGTTCCAGCTTCTAACCAAGCATTTGGCCTTGCATCCATGGTGCCTTGGAGCCAACGTGAAGCTAGCCAAGCCGAGGTGTCTAAGCGTATTGGTGAACTGGTGCAAGATGTACCAGGAATGGCCGTAACCGCCTTCCAAATGCCTGAATTGCCAGGTGCCGGTTCTGGTCTGCCACTGCAGTTTGTTATTACGACACCAAATAGCTTCGAAAGCTTGTTCCAAATTGCGACCGATATTCTGGCTGACGTATCAGTTAACCCATTGTTTGTTTACTCAACATTGGATCTTAACTACGACTCGGCAACCATGAAGATCCATATCGACAAGGACAAAGCGGGTATCTATGGTGTGACCATGCAAGACATCGGTATGACCTTAAGTACCATGATGGCTGATGGTTATGTTAACCGTATCGATTTGAATGGTCGTTCTTATGAAGTGATCCCACAAGTTGAGCGTAAATACCGCCTGAACCCTGAATCCATGAACAACTACTACGTTCGCGCAGCAGATGGCAATGCGATTCCACTGGGCAGCTTAATTGACATTGAAGTGGTTGCGGAGCCTCGTGCTCTACCTCACTTCAACCAGTTAAACTCAGCGAGTATTGGTGCCGTGCCAAGCCCAGGTGTTGCTATGGGTGATGCCGTTAACTGGTTTGAAAATGTCGCACAAAGCAAACTGCCATCAGGCTACAACCATGACTACATGGGTGAAGCAAGACAGTACGTAACAGAAGGTAGCGCGCTATTCGCAACCTTTGGTTTGGCACTGGCGATCATCTTCTTGGTTCTAGCGATTCAATTTGAATCCGTTCGAGATCCACTGGTTATCATGGTGTCGGTTCCACTGGCGATATGTGGTGCATTGATTTCACTTGCATGGGGCGCAGCCTCAATGAACATCTACTCGCAAGTGGGCTTGATCACTTTGGTTGGTCTTATCACCAAGCACGGTATTTTGATTTGTGAAGTAGCAAAAGAAGAGCAACTTCATAATAAGAAAGATCGTATTGCGGCGGTAACGGAAGCGGCGAAGGTTCGTCTTCGTCCTATCCTAATGACCACGGCAGCCATGATTGCAGGTCTGATTCCGCTGATGTACGCAACCGGCGCAGGTGCTGCTCAACGTTTCAGTATTGGTATTGTAATCGTATCGGGTCTGGCTATCGGTACCATCTTTACCTTGTTCGTTCTGCCTGTGATTTACAGCTACCTTGCTGAGAAACACAAACCGCTTCCCGTATTTCTAGAAGATAAAGATCTAGAAAAACTGGCACGAGTAGACGAAGCCAAAGCCGCTCAACGCGAAATTCGCGAATAG